One genomic segment of Ricinus communis isolate WT05 ecotype wild-type chromosome 5, ASM1957865v1, whole genome shotgun sequence includes these proteins:
- the LOC8258445 gene encoding squamosa promoter-binding-like protein 3 — protein MATSKAEGKRSLKEMEDDEEEEDDEDGGCGLGFSEDEKKRKGKKGSSASGSMPPVSCQAENCTFDMTEAKRYHRRHKVCEHHAKAPCVLVSGIHQRFCQQCSRFHEVSEFDDTKRSCRRRLAGHNERRRKSSSEYHGEGSI, from the exons ATGGCTACAAGCAAAGCTGAGGGAAAGAGAAGCTTGAAGGAGATGGaggatgatgaagaagaggaagatgatgAAGATGGTGGTTGTGGATTAGGGTTTTCAgaagatgaaaagaaaaggaaaggcaAGAAAGGATCTAGTGCTAGTGGGTCAATGCCACCAGTTTCTTGCCAAGCAGAGAATTGCACATTTGATATGACCGAGGCCAAGCGATACCACAGACGCCATAAAGTTTGTGAGCACCATGCCAAGGCTCCTTGTGTTCTTGTTTCTGGAATCCATCAACGCTTTTGCCAGCAATGTAGCAG GTTCCATGAGGTATCAGAGTTTGATGACACCAAAAGAAGTTGCAGAAGGCGCTTAGCAGGACATAACGAGAGGCGCAGAAAAAGCTCATCTGAATACCATGGTGAAGGCTCAATTTGA
- the LOC8258446 gene encoding dol-P-Glc:Glc(2)Man(9)GlcNAc(2)-PP-Dol alpha-1,2-glucosyltransferase isoform X1, translated as MGRKAVATIVSLWVIPISILVNQIVSDPYMDEIFHIPQAQKYCKGNFFSWDPMITTPPGLYFVSLAHVACLFPGMFLVQFVSLFSEACSTAILRSTNGVLAVLCSIVVYEIITHLRPTLDERKASFLAVILALYPLHWFFTFLYYTDVASLTAVLAMYLACLKKKYHFSALLGAFAVFIRQTNVIWMVFVACSGIIDFTLNNQTKNLKVDVLIESGKEIGDLIPYNSVTTGSNMRRRKPSRAVDPSKYLKTTMNSSSRTDSTGLLDEIQEICLISCRMKWRFFLSFSPFFIVLVAFAAFVKWNGSVVLGAKEAHAVSLHFAQVMYFSLISTMAAAPLHFSLSRGADMFQSFWKSRVLSFCQWVVALSAGFISAHFFSIAHPYLLADNRHYPFYLWRKVIKAHWLMKYLLVPFYIYSWFSILSILGKSRQKMWVLAFFLATAAVLVPAPLVEFRYYTIPFYFLMLHSNISDNQSLILMGLTYFVINSFTMMMFLFRPFYWSHETGVQRFIW; from the exons ATGGGTAGAAAAGCAGTTGCAACGATAGTGAGCTTGTGGGTAATTCCAATTTCAATCCTTGTCAATCAAATTGTATCTGATCCTTACATG GATGAGATATTTCACATACCTCAAGCTCAAAAGTACTGCAAGGGCAATTTTTTTAGTTGGGATCCCATGATTACTACTCCACCTGGATT GTACTTTGTTTCACTTGCCCACGTTGCTTGTTTGTTTCCAGGCATGTTTCTTGTGCAATTTGTGTCATTATTTTCTGAAGCATGCTCCACTGCAATTCTCCGCTCTACAAATGGTGTCTTAGCGGTATTGTGCAGCATTGTTGTATATGAGATAATCACCCACTTGAGGCCGACTCTTGATGAAAGAAAAGCATCATTTCTTGCTGTGATCTTAGCTCTGTACCCACTCCATTGGTTTTTCACTTTTCTGTACTATACCGATGTTGCATCACTCACTGCAGTGCTTGCTATGTACCTTGCATGCTTGAAGAAGAAATACCACTTCAGTGCACTG CTTGGAGCCTTTGCAGTTTTTATTCGGCAAACGAATGTTATATGGATGGTTTTTGTCGCATGCAGCGGCATCATAGATTTTACTCTaaacaatcaaacaaaaaatttgaaagtGGATGTGTTAATTGAATCAGGAAAAGAAATTGGTGATTTAATTCCCTACAATTCAGTCACAACAGGCTCAAACATGAGAAGACGAAAGCCTAGTAGGGCTGTGGATCCCAGCAAATATTTGAAAACCACTATGAATAGCTCTTCAAGAACTGATTCTACAG GTCTTCTTGATGAGATACAGGAAATCTGTTTGATATCATGTCGTATGAAGTGGAGATTTTTCTTATCCTTTAGCCCCTTCTTTATTGTATTGGTGGCCTTTGCTGCTTTTGTCAAATGGAATGGGAGTGTAGTACTAG GTGCAAAAGAAGCTCATGCAGTTTCACTGCATTTTGCACAGGTTATGTATTTTAGTCTTATTTCTACTATGGCAGCAGCTCCTCTGCATTTCTCATTAAGTCGTGGGGCAGATATGTTCCAGTCATTCTGGAAAAGCAGGGTCCTTAGTTTCTGTCAGTGGGTAGTGGCTCTTTCTGCTGGCTTCATCTCAGCACATTTTTTCAG CATAGCTCACCCCTATCTACTTGCTGACAATCGGCATTACCCATTCTATCTTTGGAGGAAGGTCATCAAAGCTCATTGGTTAATGAAGTACCTGTTGGttccattttatatttattcatgGTTTTCAATCCTTAGCATATTGG GGAAAAGTCGACAAAAAATGTGGGTGTTGGCATTTTTCCTGGCTACAGCTGCAGTTTTAGTTCCTGCTCCACTAGTTGAGTTCAGATACTATACCATACCATTCTATTTCTTGATGCTTCATTCCAATATCAGTGATAATCAAAGTTTGATCCTTATGGGACTGACGTATTTTGTAATCAATTCCTTCACCATGATGATGTTCTTATTTCGACCATTCTATTGGAGCCATGAAACTGGGGTCCAAAGGTTTATTTGGTAG
- the LOC8258446 gene encoding dol-P-Glc:Glc(2)Man(9)GlcNAc(2)-PP-Dol alpha-1,2-glucosyltransferase isoform X2 → MFLVQFVSLFSEACSTAILRSTNGVLAVLCSIVVYEIITHLRPTLDERKASFLAVILALYPLHWFFTFLYYTDVASLTAVLAMYLACLKKKYHFSALLGAFAVFIRQTNVIWMVFVACSGIIDFTLNNQTKNLKVDVLIESGKEIGDLIPYNSVTTGSNMRRRKPSRAVDPSKYLKTTMNSSSRTDSTGLLDEIQEICLISCRMKWRFFLSFSPFFIVLVAFAAFVKWNGSVVLGAKEAHAVSLHFAQVMYFSLISTMAAAPLHFSLSRGADMFQSFWKSRVLSFCQWVVALSAGFISAHFFSIAHPYLLADNRHYPFYLWRKVIKAHWLMKYLLVPFYIYSWFSILSILGKSRQKMWVLAFFLATAAVLVPAPLVEFRYYTIPFYFLMLHSNISDNQSLILMGLTYFVINSFTMMMFLFRPFYWSHETGVQRFIW, encoded by the exons ATGTTTCTTGTGCAATTTGTGTCATTATTTTCTGAAGCATGCTCCACTGCAATTCTCCGCTCTACAAATGGTGTCTTAGCGGTATTGTGCAGCATTGTTGTATATGAGATAATCACCCACTTGAGGCCGACTCTTGATGAAAGAAAAGCATCATTTCTTGCTGTGATCTTAGCTCTGTACCCACTCCATTGGTTTTTCACTTTTCTGTACTATACCGATGTTGCATCACTCACTGCAGTGCTTGCTATGTACCTTGCATGCTTGAAGAAGAAATACCACTTCAGTGCACTG CTTGGAGCCTTTGCAGTTTTTATTCGGCAAACGAATGTTATATGGATGGTTTTTGTCGCATGCAGCGGCATCATAGATTTTACTCTaaacaatcaaacaaaaaatttgaaagtGGATGTGTTAATTGAATCAGGAAAAGAAATTGGTGATTTAATTCCCTACAATTCAGTCACAACAGGCTCAAACATGAGAAGACGAAAGCCTAGTAGGGCTGTGGATCCCAGCAAATATTTGAAAACCACTATGAATAGCTCTTCAAGAACTGATTCTACAG GTCTTCTTGATGAGATACAGGAAATCTGTTTGATATCATGTCGTATGAAGTGGAGATTTTTCTTATCCTTTAGCCCCTTCTTTATTGTATTGGTGGCCTTTGCTGCTTTTGTCAAATGGAATGGGAGTGTAGTACTAG GTGCAAAAGAAGCTCATGCAGTTTCACTGCATTTTGCACAGGTTATGTATTTTAGTCTTATTTCTACTATGGCAGCAGCTCCTCTGCATTTCTCATTAAGTCGTGGGGCAGATATGTTCCAGTCATTCTGGAAAAGCAGGGTCCTTAGTTTCTGTCAGTGGGTAGTGGCTCTTTCTGCTGGCTTCATCTCAGCACATTTTTTCAG CATAGCTCACCCCTATCTACTTGCTGACAATCGGCATTACCCATTCTATCTTTGGAGGAAGGTCATCAAAGCTCATTGGTTAATGAAGTACCTGTTGGttccattttatatttattcatgGTTTTCAATCCTTAGCATATTGG GGAAAAGTCGACAAAAAATGTGGGTGTTGGCATTTTTCCTGGCTACAGCTGCAGTTTTAGTTCCTGCTCCACTAGTTGAGTTCAGATACTATACCATACCATTCTATTTCTTGATGCTTCATTCCAATATCAGTGATAATCAAAGTTTGATCCTTATGGGACTGACGTATTTTGTAATCAATTCCTTCACCATGATGATGTTCTTATTTCGACCATTCTATTGGAGCCATGAAACTGGGGTCCAAAGGTTTATTTGGTAG